A genomic stretch from Salifodinibacter halophilus includes:
- a CDS encoding ISH3 family transposase, whose amino-acid sequence AVGNTLLQRDVLETLPDRPVEVVADLHLDPYYGDEDETESLYFSQAKRGTTTFHAYATLYARVQNKRYTLAVRQLE is encoded by the coding sequence GGCGGTTGGGAACACGCTGCTTCAACGGGACGTCCTTGAGACGCTGCCAGATCGACCGGTGGAGGTCGTCGCCGACCTCCACCTCGATCCCTACTACGGTGATGAGGACGAAACAGAGTCGCTGTATTTCTCGCAGGCGAAACGAGGGACCACGACGTTTCACGCCTACGCGACACTCTACGCACGCGTGCAGAACAAACGGTACACGCTGGCGGTCCGCCAGCTGGAAG